One part of the Thermus hydrothermalis genome encodes these proteins:
- a CDS encoding DNA polymerase III subunit delta' yields MALRAPHPGGIIGHEGVLALLPRLAAHTLLFSGPEGVGRRTVARWYALGLNRGFPPPPLAEHPDLLEIGPKERGLRGEKEVRLEEVEPLFAWFATHPRERVKVAILDAAHLLTEAAANALLKLLEEPPSYGRLVLIAPSRDTLLPTLASRALEVPFGPVPEERLRRLTEDPELLAYAAGAPGRLLKALAEPEAHRARMQRAREALKAPPLARLGLLKELLSEEEGFFALHALLRENPRALLALESAREALEGYVNPDLVLARLALDLET; encoded by the coding sequence GTGGCTCTACGCGCGCCTCACCCGGGGGGAATAATCGGCCACGAGGGCGTCCTGGCCCTCCTGCCCCGCCTTGCGGCCCACACCCTTCTCTTCTCCGGCCCAGAAGGGGTGGGAAGGCGGACCGTGGCCCGCTGGTACGCCCTGGGCCTCAACCGGGGTTTTCCCCCGCCCCCCCTGGCGGAGCACCCCGACCTTTTGGAGATCGGGCCCAAGGAGCGGGGCCTGAGGGGGGAGAAGGAGGTGCGGTTGGAGGAGGTGGAGCCCCTTTTCGCCTGGTTCGCCACCCACCCCCGGGAACGGGTGAAGGTGGCCATCCTGGACGCCGCCCACCTCCTCACGGAGGCGGCGGCCAACGCCCTTTTGAAGCTCCTGGAGGAGCCCCCTTCCTATGGGCGCCTCGTCCTCATCGCCCCCAGCCGGGACACCCTCCTCCCCACCCTGGCCAGCCGGGCCTTGGAGGTGCCCTTTGGCCCCGTGCCCGAGGAGAGGCTCCGCCGCCTCACGGAAGACCCCGAGCTCTTGGCCTACGCCGCTGGGGCCCCAGGCCGGCTTCTCAAGGCCCTGGCTGAGCCGGAGGCCCATAGGGCCCGGATGCAACGGGCCCGAGAGGCCCTTAAGGCGCCGCCTTTGGCCCGGCTTGGGCTTTTGAAGGAGCTCCTCTCGGAAGAAGAGGGGTTTTTCGCCCTCCATGCCCTCCTCCGGGAGAACCCCAGGGCCCTTTTGGCCCTGGAGTCCGCCCGCGAGGCCCTGGAGGGCTACGTGAACCCGGACCTGGTCCTGGCCCGCTTGGCCTTAGACTTAGAAACATGA
- a CDS encoding PSP1 domain-containing protein, with protein sequence MTVGVRFRTPPLRYFAFRGEPPPLEAYVVVRTNRGLEVGKVRTPPRKAREEGEVVRLATKEDLDKAARLRAKAEEVAFYLRARLKEEGVAAKVLGCDFTLDGRHLLVHYAAAERVNLRRFTRELAGRYDVRVEFLAEGPREEAQYLGALGACGMESCCSTWLQGFAQVSIKLARDQQLPLSPEKISGPCGRLLCCLAYEHPVYQELLAELPKKNARVCTKAGVCGKVQKVNPLKGTVELLLEEGKSLEVAKEDLA encoded by the coding sequence ATGACCGTGGGCGTCCGCTTCCGCACCCCCCCTCTCCGCTACTTCGCCTTCCGGGGGGAGCCCCCGCCCCTGGAGGCCTACGTGGTGGTGCGCACCAATAGGGGCCTCGAGGTGGGCAAGGTGCGCACCCCCCCGAGGAAGGCCCGGGAAGAGGGGGAGGTGGTGCGCCTCGCCACCAAGGAGGACCTGGACAAGGCGGCGCGCCTTCGGGCCAAGGCGGAGGAGGTGGCCTTTTACCTCCGGGCCCGCCTCAAGGAGGAAGGGGTGGCGGCTAAGGTCCTGGGGTGCGACTTCACCCTAGACGGCCGCCATCTCCTCGTCCACTACGCCGCAGCGGAGCGGGTGAACCTGCGCCGCTTTACCCGGGAGCTCGCCGGGCGCTACGACGTCCGGGTGGAGTTCCTGGCGGAAGGCCCTAGGGAGGAGGCCCAGTACCTGGGGGCCCTCGGGGCCTGTGGCATGGAGTCCTGTTGCTCCACCTGGCTTCAGGGCTTCGCCCAGGTTTCCATCAAGCTCGCCCGGGACCAACAGCTTCCCCTTTCCCCGGAGAAGATCTCGGGGCCTTGCGGGAGGCTCCTTTGCTGCTTGGCCTACGAGCACCCCGTGTACCAGGAGCTCCTCGCCGAGCTTCCCAAGAAAAACGCCCGGGTCTGCACCAAGGCGGGGGTCTGCGGCAAGGTGCAGAAGGTGAACCCCCTGAAGGGCACGGTGGAGCTCTTGCTGGAAGAGGGGAAGAGCCTGGAGGTGGCCAAGGAGGACCTGGCATGA
- a CDS encoding flavin reductase family protein, which yields MKAYPVEGPLPAFYHYYPGVPAVVGVRLGERVNFCPAVWNTGLSADPPLFGVALSPKRFTHGLLLQARRFSASFHPYTQAALVQWLGSVSGREVDKGEAPHFLGQTGVPILEGAYAAYELSLLEVHPFGDHDLFVGKVVAVWEEEALLDERKRPKPGLSLLYYGKGLYGRPSEEAFTP from the coding sequence ATGAAGGCCTACCCCGTGGAAGGCCCCTTGCCCGCCTTCTACCACTACTACCCCGGCGTCCCCGCCGTGGTGGGGGTGCGGCTCGGGGAGAGGGTGAACTTCTGCCCCGCCGTGTGGAACACGGGCCTCTCCGCCGACCCGCCCCTCTTCGGGGTCGCCTTAAGCCCCAAGCGCTTCACCCATGGCCTCCTCCTTCAGGCCCGGCGCTTTTCCGCAAGCTTCCACCCCTACACCCAGGCCGCCTTGGTGCAATGGCTCGGGAGCGTGTCCGGCCGGGAAGTGGATAAGGGCGAGGCCCCCCACTTCCTGGGCCAGACCGGGGTGCCCATCCTGGAAGGGGCCTACGCTGCCTACGAGCTTTCGCTTTTAGAGGTCCACCCCTTCGGCGACCACGACCTTTTCGTGGGAAAGGTGGTGGCGGTGTGGGAGGAAGAGGCCCTTTTGGACGAAAGGAAGCGGCCTAAGCCCGGCCTTTCCCTCCTCTACTACGGCAAGGGGCTTTACGGCCGCCCCAGCGAGGAGGCCTTCACCCCTTGA
- a CDS encoding ABC transporter permease, which translates to MNLDAAFLTALLLSTLRQTTPLLFTALGGMFSERSGVVNIALEGIILFGALTAAVVVERLEAALGPGPHPWLPWVGVLAAMAVGGLVALVHGVVSIRYRADQIISGTAINLLAAGAPSLVLTYFYGNATSSKEVQNRLPLLGPEGFALSPLVYLAFLLVPLAWWVLFKTPFGLRLRAVGEHPEAADTLGVNVYRMRYIGVVVSGVLAGLAGAYLAIGFLNQFVRGMSAGMGFIALAAMIFGKWHPVGILFSTLLFGFASALAIQLQGTEILPAVLVQAFPYVVTVLVLAGFIGKSRPPASVGKPYEK; encoded by the coding sequence GTGAACCTGGACGCCGCCTTCCTCACCGCCCTCCTCCTCTCCACCCTGCGCCAAACCACCCCCCTCCTCTTCACCGCCTTGGGGGGGATGTTCTCCGAGCGGAGCGGGGTGGTGAACATCGCCCTCGAGGGCATCATCCTCTTCGGGGCCCTCACGGCGGCGGTGGTGGTGGAGCGGTTGGAGGCCGCCCTGGGCCCGGGGCCCCACCCCTGGCTTCCCTGGGTAGGGGTTCTGGCCGCCATGGCCGTGGGGGGGCTCGTGGCCCTGGTGCACGGGGTGGTTTCCATCCGCTACCGGGCGGACCAGATCATCAGCGGCACCGCCATCAACCTCCTGGCGGCGGGGGCCCCGAGCCTGGTCCTCACCTACTTCTACGGCAACGCCACGAGCTCCAAGGAGGTACAAAACCGCCTCCCCCTCCTGGGCCCCGAGGGCTTCGCCCTCTCCCCCTTGGTCTACCTGGCCTTCCTCCTGGTGCCCTTGGCCTGGTGGGTCCTCTTCAAGACCCCCTTTGGCCTACGCCTCCGGGCCGTGGGGGAGCACCCCGAGGCCGCGGACACCCTGGGGGTGAACGTGTACCGCATGCGCTACATCGGGGTGGTGGTCTCCGGGGTCTTGGCGGGGCTTGCGGGGGCCTACCTGGCCATCGGCTTCCTCAACCAGTTCGTGCGGGGGATGTCGGCGGGGATGGGCTTCATCGCCCTGGCGGCCATGATCTTCGGCAAGTGGCACCCCGTGGGCATCCTCTTCTCCACCCTCCTCTTTGGCTTCGCCTCCGCCCTGGCCATCCAGCTCCAGGGCACGGAGATCCTCCCCGCCGTCTTGGTCCAGGCCTTCCCCTACGTGGTCACGGTGCTGGTCCTGGCGGGCTTCATCGGCAAAAGCCGCCCGCCGGCCTCGGTGGGCAAGCCTTACGAGAAGTAG
- a CDS encoding ABC transporter permease — translation MLTDRKRLGVLVLLGGVFTLLLWYLAPWAVPHRLFGGEGILLNPFGHHLPQGTLPQGYRDLWLYPVFYLALAWLGLTLLLPWTKAGPKGLYLAGALGLGLFLLTYLLFQGSVAEANRLAERPLRRYSLGLGSYATLAYSLYLLLLARTFSPGGLAFLVRRRGLVVPLFSLLLASLLGGVMVAVLKESPGEAGSLREALLLKLDLITYTYQLLYSPLVNPSGFLQSLLLATPLVFTGLSVALGFRGGLFNIGAPGQLILGAIAAMLVGVYLPGPRWLVLPLAILAAALAGGLWGALPGWLKARFGAHEVINTIMLNYIAASLFLFLISANEYKFFGQTLYLPFKYPGYEARSYEIRPEARIPHWTELVAPGGELSFALPLALLLGLLGYVLVRKSLGHRVLSALLLGVAGYLLGGLLPGPQVAFGPDLTSVRLNGAFLLALLALLFFHFYVFRTVGGYELRALGLAPKAAEYGGVLAGRKMVLVMFLAGALAGLAATHYVLGGGIDEYRLKQSLPYSVGFDGIAVALMGQNTPLGVGLAAWLFGILLTGGLQVNLQLGISRELVSVLQALIVLFIAAGGFLPRYFTDPLRAAEVELREEAKRKEVEA, via the coding sequence GTGTTGACGGACCGGAAGCGCCTAGGGGTCCTGGTCCTCCTGGGAGGGGTCTTCACCCTCCTCCTTTGGTACCTGGCCCCTTGGGCCGTACCCCACCGCCTCTTCGGCGGCGAAGGCATCCTCCTAAACCCCTTCGGCCACCACCTGCCCCAAGGGACCCTGCCCCAGGGTTACCGGGACCTTTGGCTTTACCCCGTCTTTTACCTGGCCCTGGCCTGGCTCGGCCTCACGCTCCTCCTCCCCTGGACCAAGGCGGGGCCCAAGGGGCTCTACCTGGCGGGGGCCTTGGGGCTTGGGCTTTTCCTCCTCACCTACCTCCTCTTCCAAGGGAGCGTGGCCGAGGCGAACCGCCTGGCGGAAAGACCCCTGCGCCGCTATAGCCTGGGCCTAGGGAGCTACGCCACCTTGGCCTATAGCCTTTACCTCCTCCTCCTCGCCCGCACCTTCTCCCCGGGAGGGCTCGCCTTCCTGGTGCGCCGGCGGGGGCTGGTGGTGCCCCTTTTCTCCCTGCTCCTCGCCTCCCTCCTGGGCGGGGTCATGGTGGCGGTGCTCAAGGAAAGCCCTGGAGAAGCGGGCTCCTTAAGGGAAGCCCTCCTGCTCAAGCTGGACCTCATCACCTACACCTACCAGCTCCTCTATAGCCCCCTGGTGAACCCCTCCGGCTTTTTGCAAAGCCTCCTCCTGGCCACCCCCCTCGTCTTCACCGGCCTCTCCGTGGCCCTGGGCTTCCGGGGGGGGCTCTTCAACATCGGGGCCCCGGGGCAACTCATCCTGGGGGCCATCGCCGCCATGCTGGTGGGGGTGTACCTGCCGGGGCCCCGGTGGCTCGTCCTGCCCCTGGCCATCTTGGCCGCCGCCCTCGCCGGGGGGCTTTGGGGGGCTTTGCCGGGCTGGCTCAAGGCTCGCTTCGGCGCCCACGAGGTCATCAACACCATCATGCTGAACTACATCGCCGCAAGCCTCTTCCTCTTCCTCATCTCCGCCAACGAGTACAAGTTCTTCGGCCAGACCCTCTATCTGCCCTTCAAATACCCGGGCTACGAGGCCAGGAGCTACGAGATCCGCCCCGAGGCCCGCATCCCCCATTGGACCGAGTTGGTGGCCCCGGGGGGGGAGCTCTCCTTCGCCCTGCCCTTGGCCCTTCTCCTCGGCCTTTTGGGTTACGTGCTGGTGCGGAAAAGCCTGGGCCACCGGGTGCTTTCCGCCCTCCTCCTGGGGGTGGCGGGGTACCTCCTTGGGGGGCTTCTCCCCGGGCCGCAGGTGGCCTTCGGCCCCGACCTCACCTCGGTGCGGCTCAACGGGGCCTTCCTCCTCGCCCTCTTGGCCCTCCTCTTCTTCCACTTCTACGTCTTCCGCACCGTGGGAGGGTATGAGCTTCGCGCCCTGGGCCTCGCCCCCAAGGCGGCGGAGTACGGGGGGGTGTTGGCGGGAAGGAAGATGGTCCTCGTCATGTTCCTGGCAGGAGCCTTGGCGGGGCTTGCCGCCACCCACTACGTGCTGGGCGGGGGGATTGACGAGTACCGCCTGAAGCAGTCCCTCCCCTACTCCGTGGGGTTTGACGGCATCGCCGTGGCCCTCATGGGCCAGAACACCCCCCTAGGGGTGGGGCTTGCCGCCTGGCTTTTCGGCATCCTGCTCACCGGGGGGCTTCAGGTGAACCTGCAGCTTGGCATCAGCCGGGAACTGGTGTCCGTGTTGCAGGCCCTCATCGTCCTCTTCATCGCCGCCGGGGGCTTTTTGCCCCGCTACTTCACCGATCCCCTGAGGGCGGCGGAGGTGGAGCTCCGGGAAGAGGCCAAAAGGAAGGAGGTGGAAGCGTGA
- the ubiE gene encoding bifunctional demethylmenaquinone methyltransferase/2-methoxy-6-polyprenyl-1,4-benzoquinol methylase UbiE, with the protein MAALPEEKAKRVRRMFSEIAPRYDLLNRLLSLGADVRWRRRAVALALEKRPRRILDLATGTGDLALLLKAQAPGVEVVGADFAPPMLEIARKKAQGRGLEVRFLEADALALPFPEGHFDAVTIAFGFRNFADYRKALAEIHRVLAPGGRLVLLEFPPPPKGAFGLVYRLYFQKALPFLGGLISGHFGAYRYLPESVEAFPPPQALKALMEEAGFGVRYELLTFGVAAIHVGDKP; encoded by the coding sequence GTGGCGGCCTTGCCCGAGGAGAAAGCCAAGCGGGTGCGGCGGATGTTTTCGGAGATCGCCCCCCGCTACGACCTCCTGAACCGGCTCCTTTCCCTGGGGGCGGACGTGCGCTGGCGGAGGCGGGCCGTGGCCCTGGCCCTGGAGAAGCGTCCCCGGCGCATCCTGGACCTGGCCACGGGCACGGGGGACCTGGCCCTCCTCCTGAAGGCCCAGGCCCCCGGGGTGGAGGTGGTGGGGGCGGACTTCGCCCCTCCCATGCTGGAGATTGCCCGGAAAAAGGCGCAGGGGCGGGGCCTCGAGGTGCGCTTCCTCGAGGCGGACGCCTTGGCCCTTCCCTTCCCCGAAGGCCATTTTGACGCCGTCACCATCGCCTTCGGCTTCCGCAACTTCGCCGACTACCGGAAAGCGCTCGCCGAAATCCACCGGGTCCTGGCCCCAGGGGGAAGGCTCGTCCTCTTGGAGTTCCCCCCGCCCCCCAAGGGGGCCTTTGGCCTCGTCTACCGCCTTTACTTCCAGAAGGCCCTCCCCTTCCTCGGGGGGCTCATCTCGGGGCACTTTGGGGCCTACCGCTACCTTCCGGAAAGCGTGGAGGCCTTCCCGCCCCCACAGGCCCTGAAGGCCCTGATGGAGGAGGCGGGGTTTGGGGTGCGCTACGAGCTCCTCACCTTCGGGGTGGCGGCCATCCACGTGGGCGACAAGCCCTAA
- a CDS encoding arsenate reductase ArsC: MRVLVLCTHNSARSQMAEAWLRHYARELGVDLEVHSAGTEKAFVKEEAKRVMAEVGLDLSGHRSKTLWEVPDPWNFGLVLTVCDQAQEACPAYPAPTAKRHVSFQDPTGKPLEEWRRVRDALGRMARFLVGKLKEGEIPSDEDLRRAAGL, translated from the coding sequence ATGCGGGTCCTGGTCCTTTGCACCCACAACTCCGCCCGGAGCCAGATGGCGGAGGCGTGGCTACGCCATTACGCCCGGGAGCTTGGGGTGGACCTCGAGGTCCACTCCGCCGGCACGGAGAAGGCCTTCGTGAAGGAGGAGGCCAAACGGGTCATGGCGGAGGTGGGGCTGGACCTCTCCGGCCACCGTTCCAAGACCCTCTGGGAAGTGCCGGACCCCTGGAACTTCGGCCTGGTCCTCACCGTGTGCGACCAGGCCCAGGAGGCCTGCCCCGCCTACCCCGCCCCCACGGCAAAGCGCCACGTGTCCTTCCAAGACCCCACGGGAAAACCCCTGGAGGAGTGGCGCCGGGTGCGGGACGCCCTGGGCCGGATGGCCCGCTTCCTGGTGGGAAAGCTCAAGGAGGGGGAAATCCCGAGCGACGAGGACCTGAGGCGGGCGGCGGGGCTTTAG
- a CDS encoding M3 family oligoendopeptidase, which yields MTETTWDLTPLFPGLESPEFRRAWEGIRGRIGRLKELLEREAPLAEVLAALDALQEEATPLWAYLYARFTADTQDEAALAKLSELEMCFLDFQRLRPRLTRYLALQDPEEAGPYRILVVEAKEEALHMMPEGEETLAAELSLSGRQAWAKLHESLTSQITAVVDGEELPITKVRNLYFHPEEAVRRKAYEAELKAWEAHEVPITYALNGVKGEASVLHRRRGYKDDLEPTLLRNRIRRKTLSALQEAVREALPLFRRYFHLKAKALGKERLDWWDLFAPIGEGRRWTLEEARRFIREKLAAFSPGAAQVAEAAFAERWMDLLPRKGKVGGAYCMPRGGGKSLILANYEESFESVSTLAHELGHAYHNFALAQAPASLREVPMTLAETASIMNETLVVEAALREASPEEGLLILDAYLQGAAQVVVDIHSRFLFESWVFQKRKERELSPREFKELMLKAQEEAYGEALATRHPYMWAVKGHYYGADFYNYPYTFGLLFGLAVYEAAKEDPGFAERYEALLAESGMHFAEELGRRFGFDLESPAFWQKGLKVLADKVEALERRLS from the coding sequence ATGACGGAGACCACCTGGGACCTAACCCCCCTCTTCCCTGGCCTGGAAAGCCCCGAGTTCCGGCGGGCCTGGGAGGGAATAAGGGGGCGCATTGGCCGCCTTAAGGAACTCCTGGAAAGGGAAGCACCCCTGGCCGAGGTCCTGGCCGCCCTGGACGCCCTTCAGGAGGAGGCCACCCCCCTTTGGGCCTACCTCTACGCCCGCTTCACCGCCGACACCCAGGACGAGGCCGCCTTGGCCAAGCTCTCCGAGCTGGAGATGTGCTTTTTGGACTTCCAGCGCCTAAGGCCCCGCCTCACCCGCTATCTGGCCCTGCAGGACCCTGAGGAGGCCGGACCCTACCGCATCCTGGTGGTGGAGGCCAAGGAGGAGGCCCTCCACATGATGCCGGAGGGGGAGGAAACGCTGGCCGCTGAGCTTAGCCTCTCGGGGCGGCAGGCCTGGGCCAAGCTCCACGAAAGCCTCACGAGCCAGATCACGGCGGTGGTGGACGGGGAGGAGCTTCCCATCACCAAGGTGCGCAACCTCTACTTCCACCCCGAGGAGGCGGTGCGAAGGAAAGCCTACGAGGCGGAGCTCAAGGCCTGGGAGGCCCACGAGGTGCCCATCACCTACGCCCTCAACGGGGTCAAGGGGGAAGCCTCAGTGCTCCACCGCCGCCGGGGGTACAAGGACGACCTCGAGCCCACCCTCCTCCGCAACCGCATCCGCCGCAAGACCCTTTCGGCCCTGCAGGAAGCGGTGCGGGAGGCCCTTCCCCTTTTCCGCCGCTACTTCCACCTGAAGGCCAAGGCCTTGGGCAAGGAGCGCCTGGACTGGTGGGACCTCTTCGCCCCCATCGGGGAGGGCAGGCGCTGGACCCTCGAGGAGGCCCGGCGCTTCATCCGGGAAAAGCTCGCCGCCTTCTCCCCGGGCGCCGCCCAGGTGGCGGAGGCCGCCTTCGCCGAGCGCTGGATGGACCTCCTCCCCCGGAAGGGCAAGGTGGGCGGGGCCTACTGCATGCCGAGGGGAGGCGGCAAGAGCCTCATCCTCGCCAACTACGAGGAGAGCTTTGAGTCGGTCTCCACCTTGGCCCACGAGCTCGGCCACGCCTACCACAACTTCGCCCTGGCCCAAGCCCCCGCAAGCCTACGGGAGGTGCCCATGACCCTGGCGGAAACCGCCAGCATCATGAACGAGACCCTGGTGGTGGAGGCGGCCCTGAGGGAGGCTTCCCCCGAGGAGGGGCTCCTCATCCTGGACGCCTACCTGCAGGGGGCGGCCCAGGTGGTGGTGGACATCCATAGCCGCTTCCTCTTTGAGTCCTGGGTCTTCCAGAAGCGCAAGGAGCGGGAGCTTTCCCCAAGGGAATTCAAGGAGCTCATGCTCAAGGCCCAGGAAGAAGCCTATGGGGAAGCCCTGGCCACCCGCCACCCTTACATGTGGGCGGTGAAGGGGCACTACTACGGGGCCGATTTCTACAACTACCCCTACACCTTCGGCCTCCTCTTCGGCCTCGCCGTCTACGAGGCCGCCAAGGAGGACCCCGGCTTCGCCGAGCGCTACGAGGCCCTCCTCGCCGAGTCGGGGATGCACTTCGCCGAGGAGCTCGGCCGCCGCTTCGGCTTTGACCTGGAAAGCCCGGCGTTTTGGCAGAAGGGCCTCAAGGTCTTGGCGGACAAGGTGGAGGCCTTGGAAAGGCGGCTTTCCTGA
- a CDS encoding acyl-CoA thioesterase, whose product MEGFPVVVRVDVRFRDLDPLGHVNNAVFLSYMELARIRYFQNISPDWLQEGHFVVARMEVDYLKPIFLEDEVLVGVRAVGMGRSSLLMEHLITANGVPAAQGVGVLVWLEGGKPAPLPEEVRRRIEALEGRPLAP is encoded by the coding sequence ATGGAAGGCTTCCCGGTTGTCGTGCGGGTGGACGTCCGCTTCCGCGATCTAGACCCCTTAGGCCACGTGAACAACGCCGTTTTCCTCTCCTACATGGAGCTCGCCCGCATCCGCTATTTCCAAAACATCTCCCCCGACTGGCTCCAGGAGGGGCACTTCGTGGTGGCCCGCATGGAGGTGGACTACCTGAAGCCCATCTTCCTGGAGGACGAGGTCCTGGTGGGGGTGCGGGCGGTGGGGATGGGCCGCTCTAGCCTGCTTATGGAGCACCTGATCACCGCCAACGGGGTGCCCGCCGCTCAAGGGGTGGGGGTTTTGGTCTGGCTGGAGGGCGGGAAGCCAGCCCCCCTGCCCGAGGAGGTGCGCCGGAGGATTGAGGCCCTCGAGGGCCGCCCCCTAGCCCCGTAG
- a CDS encoding endonuclease MutS2, with translation MRDVLEVLEFPRVRALLAERAKTPLGRELALALAPLSREEAERRHQLTQEAQSYPYALPEAGALREAYQKALSGGRLTGPELLRAAQALEGAMALRRELLPLKNALSQVAEGIGDHTPFLERVKRALDEEGAVKDEASPHLLQIRRELRPLRQEILDRLYALMDRHREAFQDRFVTLRRDRYCVPVKAGFAQKVPGILLDESESGATLFIEPLSVVKLNNRLQALRLKEEEEVNRILRELSERLAEDEGVPGTLKALALLDLVQAQAALAKDLGLARPRFGERYELVEAFHPLIPNPVRNSFALDEGTRLILISGPNMGGKTALLKTLGLAVLMAQAGLFVGARRALLAWPDRVYADIGDEQSLQESLSTFAGHLKRLKEMLEEATPSSLVLIDELGSGTDPEEGAALSQAILEALLERGVKGMVTTHLSPLKAFAQGREGIQNASMRFDLEALRPTYELVLGVPGRSYALAIARRLSLPEAVLRRAEAILPEGGRLETLLERLEGERLRLEEEKRRLEEALAQAEALKRELERREADYQKEREARLKALEAEVRERLLAVEAELKAIREKARTESKRDALRELMELKARYAKKTPPPPPPPGLSPGVLVEVPALGKRGRVVEVRGEEALVQVGPLKMSLKAKELKAVPEGEAPKPLLAKPKREVKEVDLRGLTVEEALLEVDQALEEARALGLSTVRLLHGKGTGALRQAIREALRRDKRVESFADAPPHEGGHGVTVAVLRG, from the coding sequence GTGCGGGACGTCCTCGAGGTCCTGGAGTTTCCCCGCGTGCGGGCCCTCTTGGCGGAGAGGGCCAAGACCCCCTTGGGGAGGGAGCTCGCCCTAGCTCTCGCCCCCCTTTCCCGGGAGGAGGCGGAACGCCGCCACCAGCTCACCCAGGAGGCGCAAAGCTACCCTTACGCCCTTCCGGAAGCGGGGGCCCTGAGGGAGGCCTACCAAAAGGCCCTCTCCGGGGGCCGGCTCACGGGGCCTGAGCTCCTAAGGGCCGCCCAGGCCCTGGAAGGGGCCATGGCCCTGAGAAGGGAACTCCTCCCCTTAAAGAACGCCCTGAGCCAGGTGGCCGAGGGCATTGGCGACCACACCCCCTTCCTGGAGCGGGTGAAGCGGGCCCTGGACGAGGAAGGCGCCGTAAAGGACGAGGCGAGCCCCCACCTCCTCCAGATCCGCCGGGAGCTTAGGCCCCTGCGCCAGGAGATTCTGGACCGCCTCTACGCCCTCATGGACCGCCACCGGGAGGCCTTCCAGGACCGCTTCGTCACCCTGCGCCGGGACCGGTACTGCGTGCCGGTAAAGGCGGGCTTCGCCCAGAAGGTGCCCGGCATCCTCCTGGACGAGTCCGAGTCCGGGGCCACCCTCTTCATAGAGCCCCTTTCCGTGGTGAAGCTCAATAACCGCCTCCAGGCCCTGAGGCTCAAGGAGGAGGAGGAGGTGAACCGCATCCTGCGGGAGCTCTCCGAGCGCCTAGCGGAGGACGAAGGGGTGCCGGGAACCCTGAAGGCCCTGGCCCTTTTGGACCTTGTCCAGGCCCAGGCCGCCCTGGCCAAGGACCTGGGCCTTGCCCGCCCCCGGTTCGGCGAGCGCTACGAGCTCGTGGAGGCCTTCCACCCCCTCATCCCAAACCCGGTGAGAAACTCCTTTGCCCTGGACGAAGGGACCCGCCTCATCCTTATCTCCGGCCCCAACATGGGGGGGAAGACCGCCCTCCTCAAGACCCTGGGCCTGGCGGTCCTCATGGCCCAGGCGGGGCTTTTCGTGGGGGCCAGGAGGGCCCTCCTCGCCTGGCCCGACCGGGTCTATGCCGATATTGGGGACGAGCAGTCCCTGCAGGAAAGCCTCTCCACCTTCGCCGGGCACCTCAAGCGGCTCAAGGAGATGCTGGAGGAGGCCACGCCCAGTAGCCTCGTCCTCATAGACGAGCTCGGGAGCGGCACCGACCCCGAGGAGGGAGCGGCCCTTTCCCAGGCCATCCTGGAGGCCCTCTTGGAACGGGGGGTCAAGGGGATGGTCACCACCCACCTCTCCCCCCTCAAGGCCTTCGCCCAGGGGCGGGAGGGCATCCAGAACGCCTCCATGCGCTTTGACCTCGAGGCCCTCCGCCCCACCTACGAGCTCGTCCTGGGGGTGCCGGGGCGGAGCTACGCCTTGGCCATCGCCCGAAGGCTCTCCCTGCCCGAGGCGGTGCTCCGGCGGGCCGAGGCCATCCTGCCCGAGGGGGGAAGGCTGGAAACGCTTCTTGAGAGGCTTGAAGGGGAAAGGCTCCGCCTGGAGGAGGAAAAGCGCCGCCTAGAGGAAGCGCTTGCCCAGGCCGAGGCCCTAAAGCGGGAGCTGGAAAGGCGGGAGGCCGACTACCAAAAGGAGCGGGAGGCGCGCCTTAAGGCCCTGGAGGCCGAGGTGCGGGAAAGGCTTCTGGCGGTGGAGGCGGAGCTCAAGGCCATCCGGGAAAAGGCGAGGACCGAGAGCAAGCGGGACGCCCTACGGGAACTCATGGAGCTCAAGGCCCGCTACGCCAAAAAGACCCCCCCTCCCCCGCCCCCGCCGGGGCTTTCCCCTGGGGTTCTGGTGGAGGTGCCCGCCTTGGGCAAGCGGGGCCGGGTGGTGGAGGTGCGGGGCGAGGAAGCCTTGGTCCAGGTGGGGCCCCTGAAGATGAGCCTGAAGGCCAAGGAGCTCAAGGCGGTGCCGGAAGGGGAAGCCCCCAAGCCCCTCCTCGCCAAGCCCAAGCGGGAGGTCAAGGAGGTGGACTTGCGGGGCCTCACGGTGGAGGAGGCCCTCCTCGAGGTGGACCAGGCCCTGGAGGAGGCCAGGGCCCTGGGGCTTTCCACGGTGCGCCTCCTCCACGGCAAGGGCACGGGAGCCCTGCGCCAGGCCATCCGCGAGGCCCTAAGGCGGGACAAGCGGGTGGAAAGCTTCGCCGATGCCCCCCCGCACGAGGGGGGGCACGGGGTGACGGTGGCGGTGCTACGGGGCTAG